The genomic stretch ATAGGTTTTATGGGCGGAAGTTTTGGTTCTGCCCTTGCGGATATTGTTTCTGGTTATACCATTTATGCTCCTTTTACTTTTGTCATCAAAGGACTTGAAGGTTTTATCTGTGGACTGATTTTCGAGAAAATAGAAGGAAAGAAAAAGTGGGCATCTTTTATTATTTCGACAATGCTAAGTGGCATTCTTATGGCAGTGGGATATTTTTTGTCAGAAGCTTGTGTGTTAAAATATCTATCATCGGCATTAAATATTAAGAGAAACTTACAATTTGGGCTTAAAGTTGCTCTTGCGAATTTGCCTTTTAATTTACTTCAGGGTGTTTTGTCCGCAATAATTTCCATAATATTAGCTGTACCTGTTTATAATAATAAATTTATCGGGAAGATGAGAATTTGAAATACTTAAAATTTCCATATATACCAGAAAATAAAGCTACACACATTTTGCTTGACAAAAGAGCGTACGATAAGTTTATCTATACGTTAGAAGATTTAGGTATAAAAATAATAATATGTGAAAACTGTGACGATGTTTATCCTGCGATATCTTCTCACCCTGATATATTTTATTTTCACTATGAAGACAACTTAATCTATGCCGCTCCCAACTCACCAAGAAAAACCACAGAGGAACTGAAAAAGCTTGGATTTAATATAATATTTGGAGAGAAAGCTGTTTTGGGAAAATATCCTGAGGATGTAAAGTACAATATCGCAAAAGTTGGTACAAAAGTCTTTCACAATTTTAAATTTACTGATAGAATAGTAGCAAAAAGAATAGAAGATGATAACCTTCAAAGGATTCATATAAAACAAGGGTATAGTAAATGTTCAATCTTGATTGTAAATTCAAATGCAATTATTACCTCTGATAAAGGAATTTACAAAAAAGCTTTAGAAAATGGAATAGATAGCTTACTTATATCGCCAGGCTTTATTAAATTAGAAGGACTTAACTATGGTTTTATTGGCGGCTGTGGTGGGTTAATTAGCAAAAATATTATGGCTTTTAATGGCGATATTTCAATGCATCCAGATTATTTGAGTATAAAAAATTTTCTTAAAAAGTATGATATTGATATCTTGAATGTGGCGGGTTTACAGCTTTCAGATATAGGTTCTATCATTCCTTTGTGTCAGGAGTAGAAAAAAGAGCATATTGAAAAAGAGTATTTGAGGGTATATTTATTATTGTGCTAAAAAGTTAAAGCTTATATTCAGGGATGTGAAGAAAATGCAAATATTGAGTTTGGGAGTGGCAGACGATCCTGTTTTTGTATATGAGGGTTTAAAAAAACAGCTGGATAGGAATAAAAATGTGAAAGGACTTTTTATTGAACCAAATCAATGTGGTAGTATCACATTTTATGGTATTTTTTTAAGCGACGATGAACTCAAAAAAAATTTCGATTTGAATGCTTATGAGAGAGTAAAATATTTTGTTGCTGATGCAATAGCAAATGTAATAATTGAGTACACCAGAGAAAAATTTCTTTTTAAACTAATAAAACAAGATTATTATTTTTTAGATGAAATAGAAGCAAAGAAAATATATCAAGAAAGTCAAAAAAGATTAAATGAACTGACAAGTGCCCAGAGCTTTTCAAAGGTAAAATTCGAAATAATAAAAAAGGTACTTGACTATTTAGACTCTAACTTTGAATTTAATTTTGAAGGTTTTTTGACCTTCAGATTAAAAGAATATATAAAGACAATTCAAAATATTGTGGAAGATGTTACAAATAAATACCTTCTGGAAAGGGAATACTTTCAGTTTATAAACCTTCTAAGATATTTTACAGACATTCAAGAATCAAAGATAGAACATGTAGATGTTATCCCGACTGCTAAAATGTATTTGATCCTTGATAAAGAAGGAAATGAGATAAAAGACGAATTTTATGAGCTTTTATCAAGAAATTTTAAGTTAAATCTTTCAAAAGAAGATATACTTCTAAGTAGACTAATTTCACTCTCCCCTCAAAATATTATTTTTCACAAACACCAGGATACAACTATTCCAGCGGATATACTTGAAATTCTCTCTCTTGTATTTGATAAAAAACTTCAATTTTGCACTTCTTGCAAGATAAAATACGGAGATAGTTTTTCGTCCAAGAGTGAGGAATAGTTCCTCACTTTTGTTTTGTCCTGTTTACTTCAATTATTTAAAGTGATATAATCTTAAAGAGGAGAAGTAGTAAGCGGGGTTACAAAGAGGTGTATAAAGTATATGAATGAAAAACTTAAGAATGAGATGACAGACCATCTTTTTGAAGCAATACTTGAACTGAGAACAGTAGAGGAATGTTATAATTTTTTTGAAGATTTGTGCACGGTAAGAGAGATTCAGGAGCTTTCTCAAAGATTTGAGGTTGCAAAGCTTCTATTTGAGGGTGCAAAATATAGTGATATTACAAAAAAAACGGGGGCATCTCCTGCTACAATTAGCAGAGTAAACAGGTGTCTAAACTATGGAGCTGACGGCTATAAAACAGTGCTTTTACGACTTAAACAAAAATCAAGATTGGATGATGAAAAGTGATAGAACTTTTTGTTGCCACGCCTTTAGGTACAGAGTCGGTTGCAAAGGAAGAGCTGGTAAGGCTGGGATATAAAAACTTGAAAGTTGAAAATGGAAGGATTTTTGTGTCAGCCGAGCTTGAAGACATACCCAAGATCAATATAAATTTAAGAACGCCAAACAGAATTTTTGCTATCTTAAATAAATTCAAAGCTCAGACTTTTGATGAACTATTTGATGGAGTGTACAGCTACTCTTGGCATGAAATACTGCCAAAAGATGCAAAGATTTTGGTAACTGGCAGGACAGAAAAGTCTAAACTGGTTAGTATAAGGGCATGTCAGTCTATAACTAAAAAAGCAATAGTTGAAAAACTAAAATCAAAATACAATGTAAACTTGCTTGAAGAGACTGGACAGCTTTTCAAAATAGAAATTGCCATGATAAATGACATTGCTTATCTGCTTTTTGACACAACAGGCGATTCTCTTCACAAAAGAGGTTATCGGAAGCTTATTTCTAAAGCGCCTTTGAAAGAAAACATAGCAGCAACTTTAATCCTGCTTGCCAAATGGAAAGACGATGAAGAAGTATTCTGGGACCCATTTTGTGGTTCTGGAACCATAGCAATTGAAGCAGCAATGATTGCCAGAAACATAGCTCCTGGTATTAATAGAACCTTTCTGGCTGAAGAAAATGGATTTATTTCACCGCAGATATGGAAAAAATCAAGGCTTGAGGCAATTGAGAGAATTGACTATCAAAAAAAATTTGAATTACTATCTTCAGATATTGACGAGAATATGATACACATTGCAAAGGTAAACGCAAAGGAGATTGGTGTAGATAAAGACATAAGATTTTTCAGGGCAGATGCAAGGAAAATTAAAAAACCTTCAGAAAAAGGTATAATTGTGACAAACCCACCGTATGGAGAGAGGATTGATGGTATAAACATATTTGAGCTTTATAGAGATTTTGGTAGATGTCTTAAAACATTTGATAACTGGCACTTTTTTGTGTTATCAGCGTATAGCAAAATTGAAAAAGCATTTGGCAGAAAAGCAGACAAGAATAGGAAGCTTTACAATGGTAAGATAAAAACATATCTTTATTTCTATTTTCAGTTATGATAAAATGAGTTAAAAACTAAAGTAAATAAAAAAGGGCTTGCCGTCCCAAAAAAGCATATGTATTTTGGCAAGCCCTTTATAGTTTTATTCCTCTTTTTTCTTAAATTTTTCCAAATCCTCTTTTACAAATTTTATATTCAGCTTTGAAAACTCAATCTTGTCTATCTTTATGCTTTTCACAAAGTTCTCAAAGTCAGAAACTGTATAGCTATTATAATACAAAACAGGAATTGACAGGTCGATGGTGTAATAATATTGATTGTATTTTATCATATAAATAATTCTATTCTGAAGATTCATGAAATTAAAGTCTCTATTTGGATTTCCCTTTGCAAGTTCTGAAAGCTTAGAAATGTTATAGACATAAGTAAACTTATAAATAGAAAGATTTTTATCAATATACTTCAAACAGCTCATATTTACAGTTTTGCTCTTGTATTCATTGCTTTCAACCCATGCTTGCATAGTGTTTTTTATAATTTTTTCGGCAGGGTCTACGTTTATTCCACCATTTATTGTCAAGATTGAGTATGGAGTATTGTAAAGCATCACTGTTTCAATGTCTGAAATACCCTGTGCAGATGGAATTGAGGTTCCTATTATCTGACTAAAGTAGCTATAGTAGTAATATGGCATATTTGTTTTGTAATCCTTTGAAATCTTCATTTCAAATGGAGCTTTGTTAAGTTTTATGGTTTTCAAACTGCTTTGTGGTTTCAAA from Caldicellulosiruptor kronotskyensis 2002 encodes the following:
- the ytxC gene encoding putative sporulation protein YtxC yields the protein MQILSLGVADDPVFVYEGLKKQLDRNKNVKGLFIEPNQCGSITFYGIFLSDDELKKNFDLNAYERVKYFVADAIANVIIEYTREKFLFKLIKQDYYFLDEIEAKKIYQESQKRLNELTSAQSFSKVKFEIIKKVLDYLDSNFEFNFEGFLTFRLKEYIKTIQNIVEDVTNKYLLEREYFQFINLLRYFTDIQESKIEHVDVIPTAKMYLILDKEGNEIKDEFYELLSRNFKLNLSKEDILLSRLISLSPQNIIFHKHQDTTIPADILEILSLVFDKKLQFCTSCKIKYGDSFSSKSEE
- a CDS encoding YerC/YecD family TrpR-related protein, with translation MNEKLKNEMTDHLFEAILELRTVEECYNFFEDLCTVREIQELSQRFEVAKLLFEGAKYSDITKKTGASPATISRVNRCLNYGADGYKTVLLRLKQKSRLDDEK
- a CDS encoding THUMP domain-containing class I SAM-dependent RNA methyltransferase, which encodes MIELFVATPLGTESVAKEELVRLGYKNLKVENGRIFVSAELEDIPKININLRTPNRIFAILNKFKAQTFDELFDGVYSYSWHEILPKDAKILVTGRTEKSKLVSIRACQSITKKAIVEKLKSKYNVNLLEETGQLFKIEIAMINDIAYLLFDTTGDSLHKRGYRKLISKAPLKENIAATLILLAKWKDDEEVFWDPFCGSGTIAIEAAMIARNIAPGINRTFLAEENGFISPQIWKKSRLEAIERIDYQKKFELLSSDIDENMIHIAKVNAKEIGVDKDIRFFRADARKIKKPSEKGIIVTNPPYGERIDGINIFELYRDFGRCLKTFDNWHFFVLSAYSKIEKAFGRKADKNRKLYNGKIKTYLYFYFQL
- a CDS encoding ECF transporter S component, with product MKNGVRFWVFSGVIIALVFVLTFTIKIPLMAGYFNIGDVVIMLSSILFGKSIGFMGGSFGSALADIVSGYTIYAPFTFVIKGLEGFICGLIFEKIEGKKKWASFIISTMLSGILMAVGYFLSEACVLKYLSSALNIKRNLQFGLKVALANLPFNLLQGVLSAIISIILAVPVYNNKFIGKMRI
- a CDS encoding DUF6873 family GME fold protein; amino-acid sequence: MKYLKFPYIPENKATHILLDKRAYDKFIYTLEDLGIKIIICENCDDVYPAISSHPDIFYFHYEDNLIYAAPNSPRKTTEELKKLGFNIIFGEKAVLGKYPEDVKYNIAKVGTKVFHNFKFTDRIVAKRIEDDNLQRIHIKQGYSKCSILIVNSNAIITSDKGIYKKALENGIDSLLISPGFIKLEGLNYGFIGGCGGLISKNIMAFNGDISMHPDYLSIKNFLKKYDIDILNVAGLQLSDIGSIIPLCQE